One window from the genome of Dioscorea cayenensis subsp. rotundata cultivar TDr96_F1 chromosome 3, TDr96_F1_v2_PseudoChromosome.rev07_lg8_w22 25.fasta, whole genome shotgun sequence encodes:
- the LOC120251852 gene encoding KH domain-containing protein At5g56140-like, giving the protein MSSGRYMPYSPSPSAPHSPHLSGIRSASSALAEQEKYLSELLAERHKLGPFTPVLPHSYRLLNQEILRITTLLGNASLLDQSGLEHGRPLTTGGLFSNGGAADMNGWASAFQPERMGMLQPSAAQGWLGSQGASSGLIVKKTIRVDIPVDKFPTYNFVGRLLGPRGNSLKRVEASTECRVLIRGRGSIKDPTQEDMLRGKPGYEHLNEPLHILVEAELPVEIIEARLMQAREILEDLLKPVDESQDFFKKQQLRELALLNGTLRDEASHMSGSVSPYNSLGMKRAKTRG; this is encoded by the exons ATGTCCTCCGGGCGCTACATGCCCTATTCCCCATCCCCTTCCGCTCCCCACTCGCCCCATCTATCTGGAATTCGCTCTGCCTCTTCCGCCCTCGCTGAGCAGGAGAA GTATCTGTCTGAGCTGCTCGCGGAACGACATAAACTTGGTCCTTTTACCCCTGTGCTTCCTCATAGCTACCGGTTGTTGAACCAGG AAATTTTGCGTATAACCACGTTGTTGGGGAATGCATCTCTTTTAGATCAAAGTGGTCTAGAACATGGTAGGCCCCTGACAACTGGAGGATTGTTTTCAAATGGAGGAGCAGCTGATATGAATGGGTGGGCATCAGCATTTCAACCAGAA AGGATGGGAATGCTGCAACCTTCAGCAGCACAAGGTTGGCTTGGTTCGCAAGGTGCCTCATCCGGTCTTATTGTTAAAAAGACAATCAGAGTGGACATTCCAGTTGACAAATTCCCTACT TACAACTTTGTCGGGCGCCTTCTTGGTCCTAGGGGAAACTCACTCAAGCGTGTGGAGGCAAGCACGGAATGCCGTGTACTAATAAGAGGACGGGGCAGCATTAAGGATCCAACACAg GAAGACATGCTGCGAGGGAAACCTGGTTATGAACATCTCAATGAGCCTCTTCACATACTGGTGGAGGCAGAGCTGCCGGTTGAAATTATTGAAGCTCGACTGATGCAAGCTCGCGAGATTCTTGAAGATCTGCTCAAGCCTGTG GATGAATCACAGGACTTCTTCAAGAAACAGCAGCTGCGAGAGCTTGCTTTGCTCAACGGGACACTACGCGATGAAGCGTCGCACATGTCCGGTTCAGTGTCCCCTTACAATAGTCTTGGAATGAAGAGAGCAAAGACAAGGGGGTAA